The Planktothrix agardhii NIES-204 genomic interval ACCTTCTGGAGTCCTGATTTTTTCAATCAAAAACAATGGCAAAAAGAGTTAATTTTTTTCAATCAAAATATTAGATTTTTAATTTTATTTAATGAACCCAGTTTAACCTATGATATTATTAAAGGGATTGAACCCGATCGTATGACTCAAAGTTATTTAGTTAAAGTTTCCGAATTAAAAGTTTATTTAAAATACAATGAGTTAAATACCCCGAAAGCCGAAACTTTACTCAAAGATCTACGAGAATCAAGTGCTAAGATTATTGATCGGACTTATTTTTTACAATTAGAACATAATTTAGGGCCATTAACAGAAGCGAAATATCGCATGATTAATCATATCTATAGTCGAGATCCCAGGGTGACAACTCGGCTAACTCCTACCTTAAAATTTTTATATAAAATTAACCTATTAAATTTTTTAGCCCCGGAGTTAATTTGGGCTGATCGCTCCTCCAGACAGGCTTTTTATGTCTTTTGGAGTGTGGAAAATTTAGAAAAACAAGGATGGGAAAAAGAACTCAAATTTTTTGAAAATGATATTCAAAGTTTAATGGAGTCATTCTATTTTCGACAATTGAGTTTAAATGGTCAATTTGTGAATCGATTTTGGTTGATTGATTTACCTTGGATCAGCCTGTTTTTCTTAATCTTCTTAATGGAAATCTATGTTCTTCGTTCTCGTCAACCCCAACTAACACTAAGGGAGGCAATTTTAAAATTATGGTATTATGTATTCTTGTTAATTCCTAAATTATTATTTTTACGTTTTATTTCAGCCATTTATCACTTAAATCGAGCCAATTTTCCGAGTTTACAACCAACTATTGATTACCTAAAATTAAAAATAATCTATAGTTTTGCTCAGGAATTAGTTCAAGTTTTGGTGAATCAAGGGGTTGATAAAATTAAAGATTTTGTTAAACAAGGAAGCCTGAAAAAGTTAGTTAATCCTCCTTCTTCCTATCAATCTATTTCCTTAGAAGATATTGAACTCGAATCCCAGTCTCCCCCCGGAATTTCTAACCAAATTGTTGAAATTACAATTGCTAAAGTGTTACCCACAATTCGTCCTGAATTAGAAGCTTACCTACACTATCAAGTCACTAACTCGATTCAACAGTCTGCGATTTATAAAGGATTAAATAAAATTCCTTTGATCGGAAATTTTCCTCAACAAGTTGCTGATAGTTTTGTTAAAAAAATTGCAATTACCATTTCAGAAAGTCCTAAAAAATCCCTGGAAGCAGGAAAAAACAAACCTCCAGATTTTATCGCCATACAGTTACAAAAACGCTTGACACGACAGTTCGTAGATACATTAAGAATAGAATTACAAAAAGAACAAATTTTTGATGATGCCGAACTAATTTTAGTCAAGTGGTTAGAAGGGTTAAAATCCAATCAAGTTAAAGATTTAGAAGCTAAACAAATCATTAAAACAGTTAACATCGAAGACAATAAACAAATTTCTCCGAGTCCAGATTCATAAAATCAAGCGATGGCTTTTCCCCTGGAGAGGGACAAGTTTGACGGCCTGTCTTTTGACAAGGGGGAACCCATTTTGCACCATAGAATAATTGATTCAATTTCCTAACAGGAGAACACCGATGAAAAAAATAATTTCAGTTTTGTTAGTCATGACCGTCGCTATTTTAACTTTTGTTCCCAGTGCCTTCGCCGCAGATTTAGCAAGTGGAGCTAAAATATTTGCGTCAAATTGTGCATCTTGTCACGCCGGGGGGAGAAACTTAATTAATGCGAGCAAAACTTTGAAAAAATCGGATCTGGAAAAATATGGGATGTATGATCTCCAGGCAATTATAACCCAAGTAACAAATGGGAAAGCAGCCATGCCTAGCTTCAAAGGTCGTTTAAAAGACGATCAAATTGCTGATGTTGCTGCTTATGTATTAGCTCAAGCGGATAAAGACTGGAAAAAGTAATCTAAATTAACCTGGGATTTTAATACAGTTAAACCTCTTAAGCTCTCTAATTAATTATAGTTTTGGGAGGTTTTCTGTTTTTTGGCATTGAGTTAAGAAATTAGGAAAACTTGATTTTGGTTCAAATAATCTGTTACAGTAAATAATTAGTCTTATTTTTATGTATTTCCTATGGCTCCTTTGCCTAATTATCGTCCTCGGCAACTTTCCCTCGGCCCGTTAGAAACGGAAATCCTAGAAATAGTCTGGGAATTGGGTATAACCACGGTTAAAGATGTCCATGAACGGATTTTATCTGACCCAAATCGAGAATTAGCTTATACTTCAGTAACAACAGTATTGCGTCGTTTAACAGATAAGGGTTGGTTAGCTTGTAATAAACAGGAGCGGGCTTTTTATTGGCAAGCTTTACTCACCCGTGAACAAGCCCAGGCTATTTTAGCTTATGATCGTTTAAATAGATTTTTAGCCATAGGTAATCCCGATATAGTTGCTTCTTTTGCTGATAGTTTAGATACTGCAAGTTTAGATCAAATTGATGCCATTGCCTCACGCCTTGATGCTATTCGTCGCCAACGGGAGGGACAACAATAATGCACTTAATGATTATTTTATTCGCCCTAGGATGCGCGGTCGGTTTGCGACTTATCCCATTGTCTCAAGGGGAAAATTGGCATCAACGCTGGCAAAAATCTCTATTTTTGTTTGTCTGTCCACCTTTGGTTTTATTGATGACCGCTTTGGCGGTATTATCGATGGGAACAAAGGGGGAAATGTTGGGACTTCAAGCCAGTTGGTTTAGTTATTTTCTGGCTTTGGGATTTATCGGTTGGGGAATATTAACGGTTATTAAGTTAATCGGTCAATTGTGGCAATCTCAATACCGAATTCATCGCCTATCTCAACAGCTTGTGATGGGAAAAACAGCACGAATTTTAGAGGATGATTTTCCCTATAGCGCTCAAATTGGATTTTGGCAGCCGAAATTGGTAGTTAGTAGAGGATTATTAAACCTCTTAGATGAGACCCATTTAGAAGCAGTGATTGCCCATGAACAAGCCCATTTAAACTATCGAGATACTTTCTGGTTTTTTGCATTAGGCTGGCTACAAACTTTAACCATTTGGCTTCCTAATACCAACCAACTCTGGCAAGAATTACTATTATTAAGGGAAATGCGGGCTGATCGTTACGCCACCCAACAAGTTGACGCTTTAGTATTAGCAGAATCCCTATTATATCTTGCTAAAGCTCCTTTTGAATCTCCCGATTATGGCAATTTATCCTTTAGTTGTTCCATTCGTAGTAGTCGTTTAGAAGAAAGAATAGATGCAATTCTAATGGAAGATTCTGCTCCTTTAACCTGGGGATGGTGGGTGTGGATATTACTATTTTGGGTCTGTTTACCTTGGATTACAGTCCCCTTCCATTAT includes:
- a CDS encoding cytochrome c, class I; the protein is MKKIISVLLVMTVAILTFVPSAFAADLASGAKIFASNCASCHAGGRNLINASKTLKKSDLEKYGMYDLQAIITQVTNGKAAMPSFKGRLKDDQIADVAAYVLAQADKDWKK
- a CDS encoding transcriptional repressor, CopY family; the encoded protein is MAPLPNYRPRQLSLGPLETEILEIVWELGITTVKDVHERILSDPNRELAYTSVTTVLRRLTDKGWLACNKQERAFYWQALLTREQAQAILAYDRLNRFLAIGNPDIVASFADSLDTASLDQIDAIASRLDAIRRQREGQQ
- a CDS encoding peptidase M56 BlaR1 translates to MHLMIILFALGCAVGLRLIPLSQGENWHQRWQKSLFLFVCPPLVLLMTALAVLSMGTKGEMLGLQASWFSYFLALGFIGWGILTVIKLIGQLWQSQYRIHRLSQQLVMGKTARILEDDFPYSAQIGFWQPKLVVSRGLLNLLDETHLEAVIAHEQAHLNYRDTFWFFALGWLQTLTIWLPNTNQLWQELLLLREMRADRYATQQVDALVLAESLLYLAKAPFESPDYGNLSFSCSIRSSRLEERIDAILMEDSAPLTWGWWVWILLFWVCLPWITVPFHYS